From Thalassoglobus sp. JC818, one genomic window encodes:
- a CDS encoding family 43 glycosylhydrolase: MKNFALSMAFLLLWANLGFGQPTAAPKIADFSDQPGRWSAQRANQWYDTVAWPVGANFVPSTAINQLEMWQADTFDPETINRELGWAAAIGMNSMRVFLHDLAWKADPEGFFQRVDKYLEIADSHGISTMMVIFDGVWHPYPELGKQPEPTPGLHNSGWVQSPGRKLLEDSTKQDSLKPYVQAVIRRYKDDSRILLWDLFNEPDNDVANSYGVNGTKEELPPEEKAKRAEELLRKTFEWAREVNPSQPLTCGVWAGNYLASPSSIQRFSIEASDVISFHTYSGPKVAKELTQGLLKLGRPVLCTEYMARGNASTFEAILPIFHENRVGAYNWGLVDGKSQTIYPWDSWSNPYTQEPKPWHHDVFRADGTPYSPAEVRVIQSLTRQPPTQQSQPPKIKEVPERDVLESKLKDHEEAVFVKQGWIRDPFITLGPDGNYYLTGTTPLPDDPRQHLDPYNTGLGDLSLVGWQAQVWRSRDLIDWESLGTPFTLKSGIWFRKQPKKFQNTPESEWRLWAPELHWIGDRWALIHTSPSPVAGANLSLSQGAEVNGPWDNPMGVSIRKRHDPSLFQDDDETWWMIWGATSIAPIKPDWSGFQKEPIKIGPSGETSKMGHEGCLLHKIGDKYVLFGTGWSTGEMRHGSYNLYYATADKIEGPYSERQFVGRFLGHGTPFQDHQGRWWCTAFFNANQPPLSAEGIETKDLGRTAQTINEQGVTLVPLDVQIRDNGEVSIRAEAPGYSTPGPDEAQQFQLEE; this comes from the coding sequence ATGAAGAATTTCGCGCTCTCAATGGCTTTCCTCCTGCTCTGGGCAAACCTCGGATTTGGCCAACCAACTGCTGCTCCGAAGATCGCTGACTTCTCCGACCAACCCGGACGGTGGAGTGCCCAGCGAGCCAATCAGTGGTACGACACCGTTGCGTGGCCAGTCGGCGCAAACTTCGTCCCCTCGACCGCAATCAATCAGCTCGAAATGTGGCAAGCCGACACATTCGATCCCGAAACAATCAATCGAGAACTCGGCTGGGCTGCTGCGATCGGAATGAACTCAATGCGAGTCTTTCTGCATGACCTCGCATGGAAAGCCGATCCTGAAGGATTCTTTCAACGCGTCGACAAGTATCTTGAGATCGCGGACTCACACGGCATCAGCACGATGATGGTCATCTTCGATGGCGTCTGGCATCCGTACCCAGAACTCGGCAAGCAGCCTGAGCCCACTCCCGGACTTCACAATTCCGGATGGGTTCAATCGCCGGGACGCAAACTTCTTGAAGACTCGACCAAGCAAGACAGCTTGAAACCGTACGTTCAAGCAGTGATCCGAAGATACAAAGACGACTCCCGCATTCTTCTTTGGGACCTCTTTAACGAACCCGACAACGATGTTGCAAACTCTTATGGTGTGAACGGAACAAAGGAGGAACTGCCGCCAGAAGAAAAGGCAAAACGAGCAGAAGAACTTCTGAGGAAGACCTTCGAGTGGGCTCGAGAGGTGAATCCATCACAGCCACTTACCTGTGGAGTCTGGGCTGGCAATTACCTCGCATCACCAAGTTCAATTCAACGCTTTTCCATTGAGGCATCCGACGTCATCTCATTCCACACTTATTCAGGACCAAAGGTGGCGAAAGAGTTAACACAAGGACTATTAAAACTCGGCCGCCCAGTCTTGTGTACTGAGTATATGGCTCGCGGAAATGCATCCACATTTGAAGCCATCCTTCCGATCTTCCACGAAAATCGCGTCGGAGCATACAACTGGGGACTTGTCGATGGTAAGTCACAAACGATTTACCCCTGGGACTCATGGAGCAATCCATATACACAAGAGCCGAAACCTTGGCATCACGATGTCTTTCGTGCCGATGGAACTCCTTACTCTCCCGCTGAAGTGAGAGTCATTCAATCATTGACTCGTCAGCCTCCGACTCAACAAAGCCAACCTCCCAAAATCAAAGAAGTGCCAGAGAGGGACGTCCTCGAATCGAAACTGAAAGACCATGAGGAAGCTGTCTTTGTCAAACAGGGATGGATTCGCGATCCGTTTATCACACTCGGACCGGATGGCAACTATTACCTCACCGGGACGACTCCACTTCCCGACGACCCGCGCCAGCATCTCGATCCGTACAACACTGGTCTCGGAGACTTATCGCTGGTCGGCTGGCAAGCACAAGTCTGGCGAAGCCGTGATCTCATCGACTGGGAGTCTCTTGGAACTCCGTTTACATTGAAGTCAGGCATCTGGTTTCGAAAACAACCTAAGAAATTCCAAAACACTCCTGAGTCAGAATGGCGGCTTTGGGCACCGGAGCTTCATTGGATCGGCGACCGTTGGGCACTCATCCATACGAGTCCCTCGCCCGTCGCAGGTGCCAATCTTTCACTCTCTCAAGGGGCTGAGGTGAATGGCCCTTGGGATAATCCGATGGGCGTTTCCATTCGCAAACGTCACGATCCGTCTCTCTTTCAAGATGACGATGAAACGTGGTGGATGATCTGGGGAGCAACGTCTATCGCTCCGATCAAACCCGACTGGAGCGGCTTTCAAAAGGAACCCATCAAGATCGGCCCGAGTGGCGAAACGAGCAAAATGGGCCACGAAGGTTGCCTGCTTCACAAGATCGGCGACAAGTACGTTCTGTTCGGAACAGGCTGGTCGACCGGCGAGATGCGACACGGCAGCTACAACCTTTATTATGCGACTGCGGACAAGATCGAAGGACCCTACAGCGAACGTCAATTCGTCGGCCGTTTTCTCGGCCATGGAACCCCGTTCCAGGACCATCAGGGACGCTGGTGGTGCACAGCATTCTTCAACGCGAATCAGCCTCCATTGTCCGCCGAGGGAATCGAAACCAAGGACCTCGGACGGACAGCTCAAACGATCAATGAACAAGGCGTGACACTCGTTCCGCTTGATGTTCAAATCCGTGACAACGGAGAGGTCTCCATTCGCGCTGAAGCCCCCGGATACTCCACTCCCGGTCCAGACGAAGCCCAGCAGTTTCAACTCGAAGAATAG
- a CDS encoding arylsulfatase produces the protein MKPLCIVVLTILISGQIFADDDRPNIVLIMADDMGFSDIGCYGGEIQTPNIDSLAEGGLRFTQFYNTGRCCPTRASLMTGLYPHASGVGHMVYSDRGVGYHPYLNKNCVTIAEALGSSGYRTMMAGKWHVGHQQGQWPTDRGFQHFYGIHIHVDSYFKVLPGCPVYYNDQLAIAPTVNPPNTLHPEQEWYTTDVFTDWSIKFLKESQSDERPFFLYTAYNSPHWPLEAPQENIDRCQGRYEGGWDVLRAQKLQKMKEMGIVQNGTQLSPSGCPEWSELTPDDQQELAFRREIYAAQIERMDENIGRIIQTLRESEQLDHTLIFFLSDNGCCAEGGMFGYKWNENSKENFADWRNESGRSSSMGEAWSNASNTPFRMHKRWVHEGGIATPLIAHWPQRIETPGGLTHQPGHVIDILATCLDVADAAYPEEFNGHQIKQSAGKSLVPAFLQPQQVQDRTLFWEHEAHAAMRDGDWKLVTLNAHSPESWELYNLSEERTETNDLRSEHPERVDSMIARWTNWAEEANVLPWPKDRPKKPKK, from the coding sequence ATGAAGCCCCTTTGTATTGTTGTTCTGACGATCCTGATTTCCGGACAGATTTTCGCAGACGACGATCGCCCAAATATCGTCCTGATCATGGCCGATGACATGGGCTTCTCAGACATCGGTTGCTATGGCGGAGAGATCCAGACTCCGAACATCGATTCGCTCGCTGAGGGTGGCTTACGTTTCACACAGTTTTACAACACGGGGAGATGTTGTCCGACGCGAGCTTCGTTAATGACTGGTCTATACCCGCACGCATCGGGTGTCGGACACATGGTTTACTCCGATCGAGGAGTTGGTTATCACCCATACCTCAACAAGAACTGTGTGACGATCGCTGAGGCACTCGGAAGTTCGGGTTACCGAACCATGATGGCCGGGAAGTGGCATGTTGGTCATCAACAAGGTCAATGGCCAACTGACCGTGGCTTCCAGCACTTTTATGGAATCCACATCCATGTCGACAGTTACTTCAAAGTCTTGCCAGGTTGCCCCGTTTATTACAACGATCAACTGGCGATCGCCCCAACTGTTAATCCTCCCAACACGCTCCATCCGGAACAAGAATGGTACACCACCGACGTCTTCACCGACTGGTCGATTAAGTTTCTAAAAGAGTCACAGTCTGACGAGCGACCTTTCTTTCTTTATACAGCCTATAACTCTCCGCACTGGCCTCTCGAAGCACCTCAAGAAAACATCGACCGCTGCCAGGGGCGTTACGAAGGAGGTTGGGACGTTTTACGTGCTCAAAAACTCCAGAAAATGAAGGAGATGGGCATCGTACAGAATGGAACTCAACTCTCTCCCTCTGGTTGTCCGGAATGGTCCGAATTGACTCCTGACGATCAGCAGGAGTTAGCGTTTCGCAGAGAGATCTATGCTGCACAGATCGAGAGAATGGACGAGAACATCGGTCGCATCATTCAGACACTTCGTGAATCGGAACAACTCGATCACACGCTGATCTTCTTTCTCTCAGACAACGGCTGCTGCGCTGAAGGTGGGATGTTCGGATACAAATGGAATGAGAACTCCAAAGAGAATTTCGCCGACTGGAGAAATGAATCGGGACGATCCAGCAGCATGGGGGAAGCTTGGTCGAATGCCTCAAACACTCCCTTCCGGATGCACAAACGCTGGGTTCACGAGGGAGGAATCGCAACTCCACTGATCGCTCACTGGCCTCAACGAATCGAAACACCCGGTGGCCTGACTCACCAACCCGGCCACGTCATTGACATCCTCGCAACTTGCCTCGACGTCGCTGACGCCGCTTATCCGGAAGAATTCAACGGCCACCAAATTAAACAATCGGCGGGAAAGAGCCTGGTGCCAGCGTTTCTTCAACCACAACAGGTTCAAGATAGGACGCTTTTCTGGGAACACGAAGCCCACGCTGCCATGCGAGATGGAGACTGGAAACTCGTCACGCTGAATGCACATTCCCCAGAAAGCTGGGAACTCTACAACCTTTCCGAAGAACGCACCGAAACTAACGACCTGCGATCTGAGCACCCAGAACGCGTCGATTCTATGATCGCCCGCTGGACAAATTGGGCTGAGGAGGCCAACGTCTTGCCGTGGCCGAAAGATCGGCCCAAGAAGCCGAAAAAGTGA